A single region of the Thermotoga profunda AZM34c06 genome encodes:
- a CDS encoding aldehyde ferredoxin oxidoreductase family protein, whose amino-acid sequence MILRVNLSTKSVTKQEIDEKILDDFIGARGLASKIIWDEVKNVDPLSSENKLVVAAGPFNGLRTPSGGKLVIASKSPLTGGYGDGNIGTMASVHVRKAGYMAIVIEGVSDKPVYLYVEDDHVSILSAEGIWGLSTFETERKLKQVHGDHIGVLSIGPAGENLVKFAVVISQEGRSGGRPGMGAVMGSKKLKAIVVKGTKDVEVKDKKAFEEYTKEVYKIIPKLPAYDFWMRQGTLATLEWANKNRALPTRNFSQVKFEYARSVDGYSMEAMKVSKRGCPNCNMICGNVVLDMEGKESELDYENVGMLGPNTGMPSLNRVAVLNRLADEFGMDTISLGVVLSFAMEAHEKGIIKDAPGFGEYEKAVELTKKIAYRDGELANLLAEGVKVAAEKMNLEDIAMHVKGLEVSAYNCYIYPAMALAYGTSAIGAHHKEAWIIAWEIGSSPLEEGAASKYVMTYSPEKASKVIEQQRIRGGMFEILTACRLPWVELGLDLEWYAKILSAITGKDWTLQKIFEAADRVYSLIRCYWVREFKGNWNRYMDYPPKRWFDQEIDGMKLERDKYDQLLSEYYKLRGWDERGIPTVETLKKQRLDFVLDDLRGILS is encoded by the coding sequence ATGATCCTAAGAGTGAATCTTTCGACAAAAAGTGTCACAAAACAAGAGATCGACGAAAAAATTCTGGATGACTTTATAGGCGCAAGAGGTCTCGCAAGTAAAATTATCTGGGATGAGGTAAAAAATGTTGATCCACTATCCAGTGAAAACAAACTCGTAGTGGCTGCAGGTCCATTCAATGGATTGAGAACACCAAGTGGAGGGAAACTCGTCATAGCATCCAAAAGTCCATTAACAGGTGGATATGGTGATGGAAATATAGGAACAATGGCGTCTGTTCACGTGAGAAAAGCTGGTTACATGGCAATTGTTATAGAAGGGGTATCCGACAAGCCTGTTTATCTTTATGTTGAAGATGATCACGTGAGTATATTGAGCGCAGAAGGTATTTGGGGACTGAGTACTTTTGAAACTGAAAGAAAATTAAAACAAGTTCATGGAGATCACATTGGAGTTCTGAGTATAGGTCCTGCTGGTGAGAATTTGGTGAAATTCGCCGTGGTCATATCTCAGGAGGGGCGTTCTGGCGGAAGACCTGGTATGGGTGCGGTTATGGGAAGTAAGAAACTTAAAGCCATTGTTGTAAAGGGAACAAAAGATGTTGAGGTAAAAGATAAAAAGGCTTTTGAAGAATACACAAAAGAAGTCTATAAAATCATTCCCAAGTTACCTGCCTATGATTTTTGGATGAGACAGGGAACACTCGCCACACTCGAATGGGCTAACAAGAATCGTGCACTTCCCACGAGGAATTTCTCCCAAGTGAAATTCGAATATGCTCGATCGGTTGATGGATATTCCATGGAAGCCATGAAAGTCAGTAAGCGAGGATGTCCCAATTGCAATATGATATGTGGAAATGTCGTTCTTGACATGGAAGGCAAGGAAAGTGAACTCGATTACGAAAATGTTGGTATGCTCGGTCCAAACACTGGTATGCCTTCACTGAATCGGGTAGCAGTCTTGAACAGATTGGCCGATGAATTTGGTATGGATACTATTTCACTCGGCGTGGTGCTGAGCTTTGCGATGGAAGCACATGAAAAGGGAATAATAAAAGATGCACCAGGTTTTGGAGAATACGAAAAAGCCGTTGAATTGACGAAAAAAATTGCTTATCGCGATGGCGAGCTTGCCAATTTACTCGCTGAAGGTGTCAAAGTAGCTGCGGAAAAGATGAATCTTGAAGATATTGCAATGCATGTTAAAGGCCTTGAGGTTTCCGCTTACAATTGTTATATATACCCAGCTATGGCTCTTGCTTACGGAACAAGTGCTATCGGTGCACACCATAAAGAAGCCTGGATCATCGCCTGGGAAATAGGTTCTTCACCTCTGGAGGAAGGTGCTGCATCTAAGTACGTAATGACTTATTCACCGGAAAAAGCCTCTAAGGTAATCGAGCAACAACGTATAAGAGGTGGCATGTTTGAGATTTTAACTGCATGCCGCTTGCCGTGGGTAGAACTTGGATTGGATCTTGAGTGGTATGCAAAGATCTTGAGTGCAATAACTGGAAAAGACTGGACTTTGCAAAAGATCTTTGAAGCTGCAGACAGGGTTTATTCTCTGATAAGATGCTATTGGGTGAGAGAATTCAAAGGAAATTGGAACAGGTATATGGATTATCCTCCAAAGAGATGGTTTGACCAAGAAATAGATGGAATGAAGCTTGAAAGAGATAAATACGATCAACTGCTCAGTGAGTATTACAAATTGAGAGGTTGGGATGAAAGAGGTATACCTACGGTTGAAACACTGAAAAAACAAAGACTTGACTTTGTTCTCGATGACCTAAGAGGTATTCTCAGTTAA
- the rpmG gene encoding 50S ribosomal protein L33: MRNKISLKCSVCGTKNYYTDKSKNDKDKLSLKKYCPKCDKHTVHNEAK; the protein is encoded by the coding sequence ATGAGAAATAAGATATCCCTTAAGTGTTCAGTCTGTGGTACAAAGAACTACTATACAGACAAGAGTAAGAACGACAAGGACAAGTTGAGTCTGAAAAAATACTGTCCAAAGTGTGACAAGCACACAGTTCATAATGAGGCTAAGTGA
- the secE gene encoding preprotein translocase subunit SecE: MEKIKKFFKEILSEAKKTHWPNRNELLTSTSVVVLILLVMGVYFFLLDMFFSGSIRALLKALGIG, encoded by the coding sequence ATGGAGAAGATTAAAAAGTTTTTCAAAGAAATCCTCAGTGAGGCAAAAAAGACTCATTGGCCCAATAGAAATGAGCTTTTGACCTCCACTTCCGTAGTTGTTTTGATACTCTTAGTAATGGGAGTTTATTTCTTTCTACTTGATATGTTTTTCTCAGGGAGTATCAGAGCGTTACTGAAGGCCTTGGGCATAGGGTGA
- the nusG gene encoding transcription termination/antitermination protein NusG — protein sequence MKKKWFILRTMAGFEQTAKENLEAKIKSTGSSRFFGRILVPEETILDATAKSVKRYVVSLNAKITVKSGTDVEKGDLLAEEPAIHVRHSGTITNIRNYRKVVVETIDRKYSKTYFLPEGSKLETGIKIGARIKQGMPLTKDFEYLCELDGKIVENERVKRVEIQREDGEIDVYHIPLEVFDSQRVSKGKKVKNGELLAEGRKIQSDTNGRVEIVDLGTRKEIRIAKTHKRRLFPGYIFVEMMMNDETWQFARTVPNIIDFVSSGGQPLELKAKEARAILRLAGLETYEEKVRPVKVEFGFRVGDVVKITSGPFEDFAGVVKEIDPEKQELRVAVTIFGRETPVTVKTSEVEKIQ from the coding sequence GTGAAGAAAAAATGGTTCATCCTTAGAACCATGGCAGGTTTTGAACAAACAGCGAAAGAAAACTTGGAGGCGAAGATAAAATCAACGGGGTCGAGTCGTTTCTTTGGCAGAATACTGGTTCCAGAGGAAACGATCTTGGATGCAACTGCAAAATCAGTAAAACGCTACGTTGTGTCTTTGAATGCAAAGATAACTGTGAAAAGTGGTACCGATGTCGAAAAAGGTGATTTGCTCGCTGAAGAACCGGCGATTCATGTCCGACACAGTGGCACTATAACTAATATCAGAAACTATAGAAAAGTTGTCGTTGAAACGATAGACAGAAAGTATTCCAAGACCTATTTTCTACCAGAGGGATCAAAACTCGAAACTGGTATAAAAATAGGTGCTCGAATAAAGCAAGGTATGCCTCTAACGAAGGATTTTGAATACTTATGTGAATTGGACGGGAAGATAGTCGAAAATGAAAGAGTTAAGCGTGTAGAAATTCAGAGAGAAGATGGAGAAATAGATGTGTACCATATTCCTCTTGAAGTTTTTGACTCGCAAAGGGTCAGTAAGGGTAAAAAAGTAAAGAATGGAGAACTTCTCGCAGAAGGCAGGAAGATTCAATCTGATACAAATGGTCGTGTTGAAATAGTCGATCTGGGAACAAGAAAAGAGATCAGAATAGCCAAAACTCATAAGAGAAGATTGTTCCCCGGTTACATCTTTGTTGAAATGATGATGAACGATGAAACATGGCAATTTGCGAGAACCGTTCCAAATATAATAGATTTCGTATCGTCCGGTGGACAACCTTTAGAACTTAAAGCGAAAGAAGCCCGTGCTATCTTGAGACTTGCAGGATTAGAAACATATGAAGAAAAGGTAAGACCTGTCAAAGTTGAGTTTGGTTTCCGTGTTGGTGATGTTGTAAAAATAACATCAGGACCATTTGAGGACTTTGCCGGGGTAGTTAAGGAAATAGACCCAGAGAAACAAGAATTACGTGTTGCGGTTACTATATTTGGAAGAGAAACTCCTGTGACCGTTAAGACATCGGAGGTTGAAAAGATTCAATGA
- the rplK gene encoding 50S ribosomal protein L11, whose translation MAKKVVAEVKLQLPAGKATPAPPVGPALGQRGVNIMEFCKRFNAETADKAGMVLPVIITVYEDRSFSFIVKTPPASFLLKKAAGLEKGSGEAKRKSVGKVTRKQVEEIAKIKMPDLTANDLEAAIKIVEGTARSMGIEVVD comes from the coding sequence ATGGCGAAGAAGGTTGTTGCAGAAGTCAAGTTGCAGCTTCCTGCTGGTAAGGCAACTCCTGCTCCTCCTGTAGGACCTGCTCTGGGTCAGCGAGGAGTAAACATAATGGAGTTCTGCAAGAGATTCAATGCCGAAACCGCTGACAAAGCTGGTATGGTTTTGCCAGTTATTATAACAGTTTACGAAGACAGATCCTTCAGCTTTATCGTCAAAACACCACCAGCGTCGTTTTTGTTGAAAAAGGCAGCAGGTCTTGAAAAAGGCTCTGGAGAAGCAAAACGAAAAAGTGTAGGAAAGGTTACCAGAAAGCAAGTAGAGGAAATCGCAAAGATAAAGATGCCTGATCTAACAGCTAATGATCTTGAAGCGGCAATTAAGATAGTTGAAGGTACAGCCAGAAGTATGGGAATAGAAGTTGTAGACTGA
- the rplA gene encoding 50S ribosomal protein L1 produces the protein MPKHSKRYEEIRKKIDRARFYKIDEALDLVKQTATAKFDETIELHMSTNIDTKRPEQQVRSTVVLPHGTGKTVRVLVFAKGDKAEEAKKAGADFVGGDELVEKITNENFTDFDIAIATPDMMKSIGKLGKILGPRGLMPSPKSGTVTDDVESAVREFKMGRVEVRSDKTGCLHVPIGKRSFDVSKLKENLISAYKQIMALRPAGVKGQFIKKVVVTSTMGVGIKVDQADLESAQ, from the coding sequence ATGCCGAAGCACTCCAAAAGATATGAGGAAATAAGGAAGAAGATCGATAGAGCACGATTTTATAAGATTGACGAGGCTCTTGATTTGGTGAAACAAACTGCTACAGCGAAATTCGATGAAACTATAGAATTACACATGTCAACTAACATAGACACAAAGAGACCTGAACAGCAAGTTCGTAGTACTGTCGTTCTTCCACATGGAACAGGTAAAACTGTTAGGGTATTAGTTTTCGCAAAAGGCGATAAGGCAGAGGAAGCAAAAAAAGCAGGAGCGGATTTCGTCGGTGGCGATGAGTTGGTTGAAAAGATAACTAATGAGAATTTCACCGATTTTGATATTGCAATAGCGACACCGGATATGATGAAATCAATAGGTAAACTTGGAAAAATTCTCGGTCCCCGTGGTTTGATGCCATCCCCAAAATCAGGTACGGTGACTGATGATGTTGAGTCAGCAGTCAGAGAGTTCAAGATGGGTAGAGTAGAAGTTCGAAGTGATAAGACAGGTTGTTTGCATGTTCCAATTGGAAAGCGGTCTTTCGATGTTTCAAAATTGAAGGAAAATTTGATTTCCGCTTATAAACAGATAATGGCATTGAGACCAGCAGGGGTCAAAGGACAGTTCATAAAAAAGGTTGTTGTAACTTCTACGATGGGAGTTGGAATAAAGGTCGATCAGGCAGATCTTGAATCGGCACAGTAA
- the rplJ gene encoding 50S ribosomal protein L10, protein MITKEQKQQILERLKEEFSDSSLILFVNYTGFNVATMREIRRRIYSKYQRAAHFTVAKNTLIGKALSEVGYNSSEFEKVLSGPTAVLYVRSGDPVDAIKIINSFAKERKLEGIFKGVYLERKWFDGDQVNNLANLPTKQELYAMVLGRLQAPITNLVYVLNGTIRKLLYVLSAVQEKKSQ, encoded by the coding sequence TTGATAACAAAAGAGCAAAAGCAACAGATATTGGAAAGACTCAAAGAGGAATTCAGTGATTCTTCACTGATATTGTTTGTGAACTACACAGGTTTCAACGTGGCAACGATGAGAGAAATTAGGCGCAGAATTTATTCTAAATACCAAAGAGCTGCTCATTTCACTGTAGCCAAAAACACCTTGATCGGCAAAGCCTTGTCGGAGGTTGGTTACAATTCGAGTGAGTTCGAAAAAGTTTTGTCTGGTCCAACAGCAGTTTTATATGTTCGCTCTGGAGATCCAGTTGATGCGATAAAAATCATCAACTCATTTGCCAAGGAAAGAAAATTAGAAGGTATTTTCAAAGGAGTTTACCTTGAAAGAAAATGGTTTGATGGCGATCAAGTTAACAATCTGGCGAATCTCCCAACAAAACAAGAGCTCTACGCGATGGTACTTGGAAGATTGCAAGCACCTATTACTAACTTGGTCTACGTGCTGAACGGAACTATTAGGAAACTTTTGTATGTTTTGAGTGCCGTACAAGAAAAGAAATCACAATGA
- the rplL gene encoding 50S ribosomal protein L7/L12, which yields MNVEQIVEAIEKLTVAELAQLVKALEEKFGVTAAAPVAVAAVAAPAAAGAPQAQAEEKTEFDVILKSFGANKIGVIKVIREITGLGLKEAKDLVEKAGSPDAIVKSGVPKNEAEDMKKKLEEAGAEVTLK from the coding sequence ATGAATGTGGAACAAATTGTTGAGGCGATTGAAAAGTTAACAGTTGCTGAACTTGCTCAACTTGTTAAGGCTCTTGAAGAAAAATTTGGTGTTACAGCGGCTGCTCCCGTTGCTGTCGCTGCTGTTGCTGCCCCAGCTGCTGCTGGTGCACCACAAGCTCAAGCTGAAGAAAAGACAGAATTTGATGTCATATTGAAGAGTTTCGGCGCAAACAAAATAGGAGTTATCAAGGTAATAAGAGAAATAACTGGACTCGGTTTGAAAGAAGCGAAAGATTTAGTTGAAAAAGCAGGAAGCCCAGATGCAATCGTTAAGAGTGGCGTGCCAAAGAATGAAGCAGAAGATATGAAAAAGAAACTTGAAGAGGCTGGAGCAGAGGTTACTTTGAAGTAA